One part of the Treponema sp. OMZ 787 genome encodes these proteins:
- a CDS encoding CD1871A family CXXC motif-containing protein has product MKNKIAAILVIIAASAFIIIGIYRGEVAVVLKKAVNICMECIGIG; this is encoded by the coding sequence ATGAAAAATAAGATAGCGGCAATCCTTGTTATTATTGCAGCATCAGCTTTTATAATTATCGGGATATACCGCGGAGAAGTCGCGGTAGTACTTAAAAAGGCAGTAAATATCTGTATGGAGTGCATAGGAATTGGCTAA
- a CDS encoding YbaK/EbsC family protein → MGLKEAREHLRLFSLEDRIIEFDTSSATVDLAAEAVGCAPEFIVKTLAFMVKEEPIIILLAGSARIDNAKFRKAFHCKTKMMNEEQLLTFIGHPAGGVCPFGLKTEVPVYIDESIKNLETVYPAAGTKNTAVRMNVEELEKASRAVSWINVSK, encoded by the coding sequence ATGGGATTAAAAGAAGCAAGAGAACATTTAAGACTGTTTTCATTGGAAGACAGGATTATAGAATTCGATACCTCAAGTGCAACCGTAGATCTTGCGGCTGAGGCTGTAGGCTGTGCCCCCGAGTTTATCGTAAAAACCCTAGCCTTTATGGTAAAAGAAGAGCCTATAATCATCCTTCTTGCAGGCTCTGCCCGCATAGATAATGCAAAATTCAGAAAGGCCTTTCATTGCAAAACGAAGATGATGAATGAAGAACAGCTTTTAACCTTTATCGGACATCCTGCAGGAGGTGTCTGTCCCTTCGGCTTAAAGACCGAGGTCCCTGTCTACATCGATGAATCTATAAAAAATCTGGAAACGGTCTATCCTGCAGCGGGTACCAAAAATACGGCTGTCAGAATGAATGTTGAAGAACTTGAGAAAGCCTCAAGGGCGGTCTCTTGGATAAATGTGAGCAAATAA
- a CDS encoding iron ABC transporter permease has product MLEERRRKMLIFLFISCVLLALSVLAAIYFGSTKIPVNEIIKIIFFNEASDFTIIIWDIRIPRIILALIVGANLAASGVLLQAVIQNPLADPGIIGISSGAKLGLLLALLIFPQFVTAAPLFAFIGAMGAAVLVYLLAWKGGVKTVRLILAGVAVNAFFAGVSYLITILNSDKIQNIMLWLSGNLSGRSMYDVKLILPYSLIGLAAALAAIRPANLLLFGDEKAGSLGLNITRSRILISLTASFLAAISTSLVGVISFVGLVIPHIVRLITGPNYKYLLPLSILNGGIFLLIADTFARTIAAPIELPVGTLMALVGGPFFVYLLRRK; this is encoded by the coding sequence ATGCTGGAAGAACGCCGAAGAAAAATGCTCATCTTTCTCTTTATTTCCTGTGTTCTTCTGGCACTATCCGTTTTGGCCGCAATCTATTTCGGCAGCACAAAGATTCCTGTCAATGAAATAATAAAAATCATATTTTTTAATGAAGCTTCAGATTTTACAATAATTATTTGGGATATAAGAATTCCAAGGATTATTTTAGCCCTCATCGTAGGCGCAAACCTTGCCGCTTCAGGCGTTCTTCTCCAAGCGGTTATTCAAAACCCCTTGGCCGACCCCGGAATAATAGGCATTTCGAGCGGAGCAAAGTTAGGCCTCTTACTGGCCCTCTTGATTTTTCCGCAATTTGTTACGGCAGCCCCCCTCTTTGCATTTATAGGAGCAATGGGTGCGGCAGTCTTGGTTTACCTTTTGGCATGGAAGGGCGGAGTAAAAACCGTCCGACTTATTTTGGCAGGTGTTGCGGTCAATGCTTTTTTTGCGGGAGTAAGTTACCTTATCACAATCTTAAACAGCGACAAGATTCAAAACATTATGCTCTGGCTTAGCGGAAACCTTTCGGGCCGCAGCATGTACGATGTAAAACTCATTTTGCCTTACTCCCTCATAGGCCTTGCCGCTGCCCTTGCAGCCATACGCCCCGCCAACCTCCTCTTATTCGGAGACGAAAAGGCAGGCAGCCTAGGCTTAAACATCACAAGGAGCCGAATTCTAATTTCGCTCACGGCCTCATTTTTGGCGGCTATTTCCACATCCCTTGTAGGGGTCATAAGCTTTGTAGGCCTTGTAATTCCCCACATTGTGCGGCTTATCACAGGCCCAAACTACAAATATCTTTTACCCCTTTCAATATTAAACGGAGGAATATTTTTGCTCATCGCCGACACCTTTGCCCGCACAATAGCGGCTCCGATAGAATTACCGGTCGGCACATTAATGGCTCTAGTCGGAGGCCCTTTTTTTGTTTATCTTTTAAGGAGGAAATAA
- a CDS encoding ABC transporter substrate-binding protein, with the protein MKRITSIIIFALILFAAGCTKESSGKQDKKDLPDRTTAEAGPRVIAGTMSIVEILDDFGYKNVVGVPSSRHPMPELYAKTEKIGKPMQPDLEVLKRLNADIYLASLGSKPTLDKLFQNQNIKTEYVDLNSYEACLNTIRHLGKLTSKQKEAEHVIQTIEAKTLEVRRSVHGKKSPKVLMLLGSPKKLMMGTKLCYTGSLMEVLKIHNIANDIGNFDKTYVPINIEEIVKHQPDVIIRLTHTKAEDTAESLRTEFAKNEIWQKVKAVKEDKIYDLDSNLYTVSRNIRIMNAVENLKEIIYGETEN; encoded by the coding sequence ATGAAAAGAATTACATCTATTATTATTTTTGCTTTAATTTTATTTGCAGCCGGATGCACAAAAGAATCTTCCGGCAAGCAGGATAAAAAGGATTTACCCGACCGTACAACAGCTGAAGCAGGGCCGCGTGTTATTGCAGGCACCATGTCCATAGTCGAAATTTTAGACGACTTCGGCTATAAAAATGTTGTAGGCGTTCCTTCAAGCCGGCATCCTATGCCTGAGCTTTATGCCAAAACCGAAAAAATCGGAAAGCCCATGCAGCCGGATCTTGAAGTTCTCAAAAGATTAAATGCCGACATTTATCTCGCCTCTCTGGGTTCAAAACCTACCTTGGATAAGCTTTTTCAAAACCAAAACATAAAAACGGAATATGTCGATTTAAATTCCTATGAAGCCTGTTTAAACACAATCAGGCACTTAGGCAAGCTGACATCAAAACAAAAAGAAGCAGAGCATGTAATTCAAACCATCGAAGCGAAAACCCTTGAGGTACGCCGCTCCGTTCACGGCAAAAAAAGCCCCAAGGTATTGATGCTTTTAGGTTCTCCCAAAAAATTGATGATGGGAACAAAACTCTGCTATACGGGAAGCTTAATGGAAGTTTTGAAGATTCACAACATCGCAAACGATATCGGAAACTTCGACAAAACCTATGTTCCCATAAACATAGAAGAAATCGTAAAACATCAGCCCGACGTAATCATAAGATTGACCCACACAAAGGCCGAAGACACAGCCGAAAGCCTTAGAACCGAGTTTGCAAAAAACGAAATTTGGCAGAAGGTAAAGGCCGTAAAAGAAGACAAAATCTACGACCTGGACAGTAATTTATATACCGTTTCACGAAATATCAGAATAATGAATGCTGTCGAGAATTTAAAAGAAATAATCTACGGAGAAACCGAAAACTAA
- a CDS encoding Rpn family recombination-promoting nuclease/putative transposase, whose amino-acid sequence MSGSNRKYKDSVFVDLFSEDEKAKENFLSLYNALHNTKLTAIERLKNIRLDQVLYMTFYNDVSYLVDNKIIILAEHQSTINPNMPLRCLEYISRLYETLFESKEKYSRKLLNIPTPEFYVFYNGEETYPSDKTLKLSDAFIEKVSLPNLELTVNVININRQNRHPLLENCKPMQEYSIFVETVRKWKETDPKNGFEKAVEECIANNILREYLKRKTKEVINMLLAEYDYETDIAVQRAEEREIAFAEGTYQKAIETARLMRYENLGIDLISKVTGLSKEEIDSL is encoded by the coding sequence ATGAGTGGTTCAAACAGGAAATACAAAGACTCGGTCTTTGTCGATTTGTTCAGTGAAGACGAAAAAGCAAAAGAAAACTTTTTGTCGCTCTATAATGCCTTGCATAATACCAAGCTTACGGCAATAGAGCGGTTAAAAAATATCAGGCTTGATCAGGTTCTCTATATGACATTTTATAATGATGTGTCTTACCTAGTTGATAACAAAATAATAATTTTAGCAGAGCATCAGTCTACTATCAACCCGAATATGCCTTTGCGCTGTCTTGAATACATCAGCCGCCTGTATGAGACACTTTTTGAATCAAAAGAAAAATACAGCCGTAAACTCTTAAATATTCCTACTCCGGAGTTTTATGTTTTTTATAACGGTGAGGAAACCTATCCTTCCGATAAAACTCTGAAACTTTCAGATGCTTTTATCGAAAAAGTTTCATTGCCTAATCTTGAATTAACCGTTAATGTAATAAACATAAATCGGCAAAACCGTCACCCTTTATTGGAAAACTGTAAACCGATGCAGGAATACAGTATATTTGTGGAAACGGTAAGGAAATGGAAAGAAACAGATCCAAAAAACGGCTTTGAAAAGGCCGTTGAAGAATGTATAGCAAACAATATTTTGCGTGAATACCTAAAACGCAAGACCAAGGAGGTAATCAATATGCTGCTAGCCGAATATGATTATGAAACAGATATAGCCGTACAACGTGCAGAAGAACGGGAAATAGCTTTCGCCGAAGGTACATATCAAAAAGCAATTGAAACGGCAAGACTGATGAGATATGAAAATCTTGGCATTGATCTAATTTCAAAGGTTACGGGACTTTCTAAGGAAGAAATAGACTCACTATAA
- the csrA gene encoding carbon storage regulator CsrA, which yields MLILSRKTNQKILIGDDIEITIIDIRGDQVKIGVDAPASVKVFREEIYQEIQNENKAALVRDSKPNLPELHLKKK from the coding sequence ATGCTCATACTTTCCCGTAAAACAAACCAAAAAATCCTTATCGGCGACGATATAGAAATCACCATAATCGACATTCGGGGCGATCAGGTAAAAATCGGAGTGGATGCGCCGGCTTCAGTCAAGGTTTTCCGTGAAGAAATCTACCAAGAAATCCAAAACGAAAACAAGGCAGCCTTGGTTCGAGATTCCAAGCCGAACTTACCGGAACTTCATCTCAAAAAGAAATAG
- a CDS encoding flagellar assembly protein FliW encodes MEIKTKAMGLVEIQDEQIIELVDGFYGFEEFHKYALLDSDKEPFFWVQSLDDQNLAFIVIDPFLFRPDYELDIDDELLKPIEAESPTDLLVFALVTIPPAGGPITANLQGPLIINKKNKKAFQAVLNDGKWNTKHDILAELNAAGRN; translated from the coding sequence ATGGAAATTAAGACAAAAGCTATGGGGCTTGTTGAAATTCAAGATGAACAGATAATTGAATTGGTTGACGGATTTTACGGATTTGAAGAATTTCATAAATATGCCTTGTTGGATTCCGATAAGGAGCCTTTCTTTTGGGTTCAATCCCTTGATGATCAAAATTTGGCCTTCATCGTTATAGATCCCTTTTTGTTTAGGCCGGATTATGAGCTGGATATAGATGATGAGCTTTTAAAACCTATTGAAGCAGAGTCTCCTACAGACCTCTTGGTTTTTGCCCTTGTTACCATTCCGCCTGCGGGAGGTCCCATTACCGCAAACCTGCAGGGTCCTCTCATCATAAACAAAAAAAATAAAAAGGCTTTTCAGGCTGTCTTAAATGACGGAAAATGGAATACCAAACACGATATTCTTGCCGAATTGAATGCGGCGGGGAGGAACTGA
- a CDS encoding flagellar hook-associated protein 3, producing MMKRISTNIQHTDSNFSMRNQESRLHNLNNQIQSQRKITQLRDDPVSAGHSVRYKSFLARLERFEKNTKTLRDQYMSAETYMNNSLQVIHRLRELSVQGANGTYTPDDLKDMAAEADELLKELVQNGNAVNSDGVRVFSGTKSFTEPFETVMGDVDGAGSALITQVRYNGTIDSKEIETDELSFMRADQAGNRVFWAEQQILISETDARNFVIKEDTSIEVDGVEIPLIAGDNVHAIISKINDSGAAVKASLDPITSGLNLTTTDARQLWLRDAEGSTVLSELGLIKAEQRPPYNLANSVRVSGGSIFDAAIAVRDAFLSGDQEALGGKILGSLDEGIHNLTTRMAETGSKYARAEVILARIDTQTLNVTAAESREADLDITKAITDLKMFEHTHQASLSVLGRLYRDSLLNYLR from the coding sequence ATGATGAAAAGAATTAGTACAAATATTCAGCATACGGACAGCAATTTTTCGATGCGCAATCAGGAGTCGAGGCTTCACAATCTGAACAATCAGATTCAGTCTCAACGAAAGATAACCCAACTTAGGGATGACCCTGTTTCTGCAGGCCACTCGGTAAGGTACAAGTCCTTCCTGGCCCGCCTCGAAAGGTTCGAAAAAAACACAAAAACTCTGCGCGATCAATATATGTCTGCCGAAACCTACATGAATAACTCTCTCCAAGTTATTCACCGTTTAAGGGAGCTTTCCGTACAGGGAGCAAACGGAACCTATACTCCGGACGACTTAAAGGACATGGCAGCCGAAGCTGATGAACTTTTAAAAGAACTAGTCCAAAACGGAAATGCTGTCAATTCCGACGGAGTCAGAGTTTTTTCTGGAACCAAGAGCTTTACCGAGCCCTTTGAAACCGTAATGGGAGATGTGGACGGAGCAGGTTCAGCCCTTATAACTCAGGTTAGATATAACGGCACAATCGATTCAAAAGAAATAGAAACCGACGAGCTTTCTTTTATGAGAGCAGATCAGGCCGGAAACAGGGTATTTTGGGCCGAACAGCAAATTCTTATTTCTGAAACTGATGCCCGTAACTTTGTCATAAAGGAAGACACAAGCATAGAGGTTGACGGGGTTGAAATTCCCTTAATTGCAGGAGACAATGTTCATGCAATCATCTCAAAGATAAACGATTCGGGAGCAGCCGTAAAGGCAAGTCTAGACCCAATTACAAGCGGTTTAAACTTAACAACCACCGATGCACGCCAGCTTTGGCTAAGAGATGCCGAAGGAAGCACGGTTTTATCGGAACTGGGCTTGATAAAGGCCGAGCAAAGACCTCCCTATAATTTGGCAAATTCGGTACGCGTTTCGGGAGGCTCTATTTTTGATGCAGCAATTGCAGTGCGAGATGCCTTTCTTTCGGGAGATCAAGAAGCCTTGGGCGGAAAGATTTTGGGAAGCCTAGATGAGGGTATACACAATCTTACTACAAGGATGGCCGAAACAGGTTCCAAGTATGCAAGGGCTGAGGTCATATTGGCTCGAATCGACACGCAGACATTAAATGTAACTGCAGCAGAATCTCGGGAAGCCGACCTTGACATTACAAAGGCGATAACCGACTTAAAGATGTTTGAACACACTCATCAAGCTTCTTTAAGCGTATTGGGAAGGCTTTACAGAGATTCTCTTTTAAACTACTTACGATAG
- the flgK gene encoding flagellar hook-associated protein FlgK: MAAFDAIELGKRSLFAHQQSIQTAGHNISNSSTKGYTRQRVNLDAFEPIYRPDLSRAETPGQIGQGVTIGSITRLRDELIDTRIIGTTDDLGYWETRNSYIALLEQVHNEPEDISVRSRMDQFWEAWQELSLYPESDAARQVVRTRTETLTDAIHHQFKGLQGIRDMAHGDIEATVKQVNDITGRIAKLNEEIVKVKAMGDNPNDLMDKRDLLTEKLASLIDISVDKRDEDETYVIHTAGLEIVQGRTHRTFDFKPSMENDKYADVVWSDSGNLAHFESGKLAALIELRDGDIRDEIRKLDTMTMNFVDLVNDVHRNAMSPNGKTGIDFFKEQYFINNTLGNFDRNGDGEEDSSYIFRITGTNTLDPREQIGLEGTLTLSSGDGLVQVPYYSTDMVSDLVERINRSGSEVAAYLDQNNKLVLKGMTSLDKENPDFVIRHIEDSGRFLAGYSGVLSQAGPEGAYDWGRANAVDVLAGAQYAVSPIAHPSGWMEMNPVIKSDIQNIASGYKGPEGVAYPGDNRAALAIAAIRNTPVMVGRSATFDDFFADTVTEIGLKGEQAEMSLNTQIAIVKELHDMRDSVSGVNIDEELSDIIKFQHGYNASARFVSVINEMIDTVINRLGV, translated from the coding sequence ATGGCGGCATTTGATGCAATAGAATTAGGAAAAAGGAGTCTTTTTGCTCACCAGCAGTCGATTCAAACGGCAGGCCATAACATTTCGAATTCATCAACAAAGGGATATACGAGGCAGAGGGTAAACCTTGATGCCTTTGAGCCCATTTACAGGCCCGATTTATCAAGAGCCGAAACTCCGGGACAAATAGGACAGGGAGTTACCATAGGTTCGATTACCCGTTTAAGGGATGAGCTTATAGATACAAGAATAATAGGCACCACAGATGACCTAGGTTATTGGGAAACGAGAAATTCTTATATAGCCCTTTTGGAGCAAGTTCATAACGAACCCGAAGATATTTCGGTCAGAAGCCGGATGGATCAATTTTGGGAAGCATGGCAGGAGTTATCTCTCTACCCTGAGTCGGATGCAGCCCGTCAGGTTGTGCGTACCCGGACTGAAACCTTAACCGATGCCATTCATCATCAGTTTAAGGGCTTACAGGGCATAAGGGACATGGCTCACGGCGATATAGAAGCAACCGTAAAGCAGGTAAACGATATAACGGGCCGTATCGCAAAACTAAACGAAGAAATAGTTAAGGTTAAGGCTATGGGAGACAATCCCAACGATTTAATGGATAAAAGAGACCTTTTAACCGAAAAACTTGCTTCGCTCATAGATATTTCCGTAGATAAGAGGGATGAAGACGAAACCTATGTAATTCATACCGCCGGTTTGGAAATAGTACAGGGAAGGACTCATAGAACATTCGACTTTAAGCCTTCAATGGAAAACGATAAATATGCTGATGTGGTTTGGTCAGATTCCGGAAACTTGGCTCATTTTGAATCGGGAAAACTGGCAGCCTTGATAGAGCTAAGGGACGGGGATATTCGGGACGAAATCAGAAAACTCGATACCATGACAATGAACTTTGTCGATCTGGTAAACGATGTCCACAGAAATGCCATGAGCCCCAACGGCAAAACAGGCATCGACTTTTTTAAAGAGCAATACTTTATAAACAATACCCTCGGTAACTTTGACAGAAACGGAGATGGAGAAGAGGATTCTTCCTATATTTTTAGAATTACGGGCACAAACACCCTTGATCCGCGCGAACAAATAGGATTGGAAGGAACTTTGACCCTTTCTTCAGGAGACGGCCTTGTACAGGTTCCCTATTATTCGACGGATATGGTTTCGGACCTTGTAGAAAGAATCAACAGATCCGGTTCCGAGGTGGCAGCCTACCTCGACCAAAACAATAAACTTGTTTTAAAGGGTATGACCAGCCTCGACAAGGAAAACCCCGACTTTGTTATCCGCCATATCGAGGATTCGGGAAGATTTTTGGCAGGCTATTCGGGCGTGCTTTCTCAGGCAGGGCCGGAAGGCGCCTATGACTGGGGAAGGGCAAACGCTGTTGACGTATTGGCCGGAGCCCAATATGCGGTTTCTCCCATAGCCCATCCTTCAGGCTGGATGGAAATGAATCCGGTAATCAAAAGCGATATACAGAATATCGCCTCAGGCTATAAGGGGCCTGAAGGGGTCGCCTATCCGGGAGACAATAGGGCTGCCCTTGCAATAGCCGCAATCAGAAATACACCTGTTATGGTAGGCCGCTCAGCTACTTTTGACGACTTTTTTGCCGACACAGTAACCGAAATCGGTCTAAAAGGCGAGCAGGCAGAAATGAGTCTAAACACACAGATTGCTATCGTAAAAGAATTACACGATATGCGGGATTCCGTGTCGGGCGTAAACATAGACGAAGAACTATCGGATATTATCAAATTCCAGCACGGATATAATGCATCTGCAAGGTTTGTTTCGGTCATCAACGAAATGATCGATACCGTCATAAACAGACTGGGCGTTTAG
- a CDS encoding HEAT repeat domain-containing protein, with translation MRRKSLIFIMMILLLGSALVFAQDKNSESMMTVEEAYLNSMEGVILKEMVLNEGRDSKFVALQVVEEAIDGGRVTPELQEALDSLATVGLTSIVRENGRVANNYPDVRREACRLLGKVKNEQAKKSLMTVMYTDNEPIVIMEAVKSLGELGYNNNDEVVDMINFINRKFDIINPQSSLALEVLNAYEKLAPNVKDKRGMTESILRIANNFNYITPVRNRAMEVLKSIMGGQNKN, from the coding sequence ATGCGACGAAAGTCTTTAATTTTTATAATGATGATATTATTGTTGGGATCAGCCCTTGTCTTTGCACAAGATAAAAATTCCGAATCGATGATGACTGTTGAAGAGGCTTATCTTAACTCAATGGAAGGAGTAATCCTCAAAGAAATGGTTCTTAATGAAGGACGAGATTCTAAGTTTGTAGCCTTACAGGTAGTTGAAGAAGCTATTGACGGCGGAAGGGTAACCCCCGAATTGCAGGAAGCTCTTGATTCTCTTGCCACTGTAGGTCTTACCTCTATTGTACGCGAAAACGGAAGAGTTGCAAACAACTATCCCGATGTCAGAAGAGAAGCATGCCGCCTTTTAGGAAAGGTTAAAAATGAACAGGCTAAGAAGTCTCTTATGACCGTTATGTACACCGATAATGAGCCGATAGTAATAATGGAAGCCGTTAAATCCTTAGGTGAATTAGGTTATAACAATAATGACGAAGTTGTAGACATGATAAACTTTATCAACCGCAAATTCGACATTATTAACCCGCAAAGCTCCTTGGCTCTAGAAGTTCTTAACGCTTATGAAAAATTGGCTCCCAATGTAAAAGATAAGAGGGGCATGACTGAAAGTATTTTGAGAATCGCCAATAACTTTAACTACATAACCCCGGTAAGAAACAGGGCTATGGAAGTATTAAAATCAATAATGGGCGGACAAAACAAAAACTAA
- a CDS encoding nucleoside triphosphate pyrophosphatase, with product MKELILASESPRRKEILDSLGVLFCIKPSNFDESSINETDPVKKCILTARGKAESLFKSLPQNDGAEPQKLILAADTLIFTEDTTIPNAKIIFGKPKNECEAQMMLKSHSGRAHFVVSAICLLDCETGLISEKQNISKVFFKPLSDKEISAYLKTEEWKDAAGGYKIQGKGSFFIDKIEGSYTGIVGLPVRELYELLSEKSFINLF from the coding sequence ATGAAAGAGCTTATTTTAGCTTCTGAATCACCCAGACGAAAAGAGATACTCGATTCGCTGGGTGTTTTATTTTGTATTAAACCCTCAAATTTCGATGAATCTTCAATAAATGAAACAGATCCGGTAAAAAAGTGTATTTTAACTGCAAGAGGAAAGGCTGAAAGCCTTTTTAAATCTTTGCCGCAAAACGATGGAGCTGAACCTCAAAAGCTTATTCTTGCAGCCGATACCCTCATTTTTACCGAAGATACAACAATTCCAAACGCAAAAATCATCTTCGGTAAGCCTAAAAACGAATGTGAAGCCCAAATGATGCTTAAAAGCCACTCAGGAAGAGCTCATTTTGTTGTGAGTGCAATCTGCCTTCTTGACTGTGAAACGGGCCTTATAAGCGAAAAACAGAATATCTCTAAGGTTTTTTTTAAGCCCCTTTCCGATAAGGAAATTTCTGCCTATCTTAAAACGGAAGAATGGAAAGATGCTGCCGGAGGCTATAAAATTCAAGGGAAAGGCTCTTTTTTTATCGATAAAATCGAAGGCTCTTATACCGGTATCGTCGGCTTGCCTGTCAGGGAATTGTATGAGCTTTTGTCCGAAAAAAGCTTTATAAACCTGTTTTAA